One Nonomuraea angiospora DNA segment encodes these proteins:
- a CDS encoding class I SAM-dependent methyltransferase: protein MTARYDGQAEWYDEYIGSSAHVTTQDIVDLLGPGEGPCLDLGCGTGLYLDAIRSTGRTVIGLDRSADQLRLARRRDPAPLLQGDATALPFAAGTFGTVTAIWVSTDIPDFAGLLREGARVLRPGGRLLFYGVHPCFNGPHIESREDGAVIIHPTYRIKGWHKRSPWWREGGVRDRVGMSHVPLSDLMNAFVDAGLAIERVYEPQERPVPSVLAVRAFRPGRGQRPGTGSRARCSPVTRSNLSASDTSACRCQSALPAPPCGLLTCSFFSAR from the coding sequence ATGACCGCGCGTTATGACGGCCAGGCCGAGTGGTACGACGAGTACATCGGCTCCAGCGCCCACGTCACCACGCAGGACATCGTCGACCTCCTCGGCCCCGGCGAGGGGCCGTGCCTGGACCTCGGCTGCGGCACCGGCCTCTATCTCGACGCCATCCGCTCCACCGGCCGGACCGTCATCGGCCTCGACCGCTCCGCCGACCAGCTGCGCCTGGCCCGCCGCCGGGACCCCGCTCCCCTCCTCCAGGGCGACGCCACGGCCCTGCCGTTCGCCGCGGGCACGTTCGGCACCGTCACCGCGATCTGGGTCTCGACCGACATCCCCGACTTCGCCGGGCTGCTGCGGGAGGGGGCCAGGGTCCTGCGCCCGGGCGGCCGGCTGCTGTTCTACGGGGTGCATCCGTGCTTCAACGGCCCCCACATCGAATCCCGCGAGGACGGCGCGGTGATCATCCATCCCACGTACCGGATCAAAGGGTGGCACAAGCGCTCTCCGTGGTGGCGCGAGGGCGGGGTCCGGGACCGGGTCGGGATGAGCCACGTGCCGCTGTCCGACCTGATGAACGCCTTCGTCGACGCCGGGCTGGCCATCGAGCGCGTGTACGAGCCGCAGGAGCGCCCCGTACCGTCCGTCCTGGCCGTCCGGGCGTTCCGGCCGGGCCGAGGTCAGCGGCCGGGCACCGGCAGCAGGGCCAGGTGCTCGCCGGTCACCAGGTCGAACCTCAGCGCCAGCGACACCAGCGCGTGCCGCTGCCAGTCGGCCTTGCCCGCACCACCCTGCGGGCTTTTGACGTGCAGCTTCTTCTCGGCCAGGTAG
- a CDS encoding serine/threonine-protein kinase yields the protein MTAPSQAGRYRIEQLIGVGGFASVYLAHDDELRSPVAVKILADNWARRPDVRERFLQEARLLRRADSHLLVQVFDVGELDDGRPYFVMTYADRGTLEERLSGGALAVEEALGLMRDICQGVAVLHSIRVVHRDLKPSNVLFCSRPEGGERVMVADLGIARSTDHLSGLTLPAGSPGYQAPEQLYFDGAPDARADVHGLGALTYHMLTGRVPAKPEQRVPPSALRPEVPEAVDAAVMRALDPGREARWPDAAAYAAALSSSTAVPPPGGEPQLRPSSEEAQVRVPEGGRRPGRRRAIAGGAAAVVAAAAVTAVAVNVAQSPQAPGGTHAPGGTRATASPSPAGGSTSQWLRDDSDIPGQYRDLIVRAGTYCQEPGLSPALIAAMLKAESGYDPGLSDPVKDEYGISRWTPSVLWYWQPGGLQSPKPTPPFSPELSILSMGRFLCTLGPRVADLPGDPALKLAALYRSGVDPLRRAGGIPERWRDYTEKVSRYLRDYRPV from the coding sequence ATGACGGCTCCGTCCCAAGCAGGTCGCTACCGGATCGAGCAGCTCATCGGTGTCGGGGGGTTCGCCTCCGTCTATCTCGCCCATGACGACGAGTTGCGCTCGCCGGTGGCGGTCAAGATCCTCGCCGACAACTGGGCCCGCCGGCCCGACGTGCGCGAGCGGTTCCTCCAGGAGGCGCGGCTGCTGCGCAGGGCCGACTCCCATCTGCTCGTGCAGGTCTTCGACGTGGGCGAGCTCGACGACGGCCGCCCGTACTTCGTGATGACCTACGCCGACCGCGGCACGCTGGAGGAGCGCCTGTCCGGCGGGGCGCTCGCCGTCGAGGAGGCGCTCGGCCTGATGCGCGACATCTGCCAGGGCGTGGCCGTGCTGCACAGCATCCGGGTCGTCCACCGCGATCTGAAGCCGTCGAACGTGCTGTTCTGCTCGCGTCCCGAGGGCGGTGAGCGGGTGATGGTGGCCGACCTCGGCATCGCGCGGTCCACCGACCACCTGAGCGGGCTGACGCTGCCCGCGGGTTCGCCCGGCTACCAGGCCCCGGAGCAGCTCTACTTCGACGGCGCGCCGGACGCGCGCGCCGACGTCCACGGCCTGGGCGCGCTGACCTATCACATGCTCACCGGCAGGGTGCCCGCCAAGCCGGAGCAGCGGGTGCCGCCGAGCGCGCTGCGCCCCGAGGTGCCGGAGGCGGTCGACGCCGCCGTGATGCGCGCCCTGGATCCCGGCAGGGAGGCACGCTGGCCCGACGCCGCCGCCTACGCCGCCGCCCTGTCGTCGTCCACCGCCGTACCGCCACCGGGCGGGGAACCGCAGCTGCGGCCATCCAGCGAGGAAGCGCAGGTGCGGGTGCCCGAAGGGGGCCGCCGGCCGGGCCGGCGCCGGGCGATCGCCGGGGGCGCGGCGGCCGTGGTGGCCGCGGCGGCCGTCACCGCCGTGGCCGTCAACGTCGCCCAGAGCCCCCAAGCGCCCGGCGGAACCCATGCGCCCGGCGGCACCCGCGCGACCGCGAGCCCGTCGCCCGCGGGCGGCTCGACCAGCCAGTGGCTACGGGACGACTCCGACATCCCGGGCCAGTACCGCGACCTGATCGTGCGGGCGGGCACGTACTGCCAGGAGCCCGGCCTCAGCCCCGCCCTGATCGCCGCGATGCTCAAGGCGGAGTCCGGCTACGACCCCGGCCTGTCCGATCCGGTGAAGGACGAGTACGGCATCTCCAGGTGGACCCCGTCGGTGCTGTGGTACTGGCAGCCGGGCGGACTGCAGAGCCCGAAGCCCACGCCGCCGTTCAGCCCGGAGCTGTCGATCCTGTCGATGGGGCGGTTCCTGTGCACGCTGGGCCCCAGGGTCGCGGACCTGCCCGGCGACCCGGCGCTGAAGCTCGCCGCCCTCTACCGCAGCGGCGTCGACCCGCTGAGGCGGGCGGGCGGCATCCCCGAACGGTGGCGCGACTACACCGAGAAGGTCTCCCGCTACCTGCGCGACTACCGGCCGGTCTGA
- a CDS encoding sensor histidine kinase, which produces MAKRLFPRSIRARLTTVATLAAAVVFTITAAITLATAPVNLRGAVQTRLELAVRRVAGELQSGEFHTVLRTPSRVQLLQVVSARGNVVATSPGVSEIPTLMRFRADQPEKIYTTELTLSRHLTEPEAHYLVMAMKVSSPIGVTTVYGAASLTDVDKALKWVEVLMFLGIPLILLSVAGVAWAVVGAALRPVERVRAELAEITGQDLTRRVPVPDTGDEITDLATTTNHTLDRLERTVETQRRFVADASHELRSPISALRTQLEVASAYPDDTDWRATGEQALAAADRLAGIIDELLMLARLDAGAFSERRVVDLVRVAEDQIRRRAGGRVPIVADLCASAPVYGSPMQLDRLLTNLLDNAARHAATRIDLEVAVAGDKVIVTVTDDGDGIPPQDRERVFERFTRLAPARAKDKGGSGLGLALSRDIAAAHDGTLNLADHSPGARFVAVFPVPEHS; this is translated from the coding sequence ATGGCGAAACGGCTGTTTCCACGTTCGATCCGGGCGCGGCTGACCACCGTCGCGACCCTGGCGGCGGCGGTCGTCTTCACCATCACGGCCGCCATCACGCTCGCCACCGCGCCCGTCAATCTGCGCGGAGCCGTGCAGACCAGACTGGAGCTGGCCGTCCGCCGGGTGGCCGGCGAGCTGCAGTCGGGAGAGTTCCACACGGTGCTGCGGACGCCGTCGCGGGTCCAGCTCCTGCAGGTGGTCTCGGCCCGCGGCAACGTGGTCGCGACCAGCCCCGGCGTGAGCGAGATCCCGACCTTGATGAGGTTCCGGGCGGACCAGCCCGAAAAGATCTACACGACCGAGCTCACGCTGTCCCGCCACCTCACCGAGCCCGAGGCCCACTACCTGGTCATGGCCATGAAGGTGAGCTCGCCGATCGGCGTCACCACGGTCTACGGGGCGGCCTCGCTGACCGACGTGGACAAGGCTCTCAAGTGGGTGGAAGTCCTGATGTTCCTCGGCATCCCGCTCATCCTGCTGAGCGTGGCCGGCGTCGCGTGGGCCGTGGTCGGGGCCGCCCTGCGCCCGGTCGAGCGCGTACGGGCCGAGCTGGCCGAGATCACCGGTCAGGACCTCACCAGGCGCGTGCCGGTGCCCGACACCGGCGACGAGATCACCGATCTGGCCACCACCACCAACCACACCCTCGACCGCCTCGAACGCACGGTCGAGACCCAGCGCCGCTTCGTCGCCGACGCCTCCCACGAGCTGCGCAGCCCCATCTCGGCCCTGCGCACCCAGCTGGAGGTGGCCAGCGCCTATCCCGACGATACGGACTGGCGGGCCACCGGCGAGCAGGCGCTGGCCGCCGCCGACCGCCTGGCCGGGATCATCGACGAGCTGCTGATGCTGGCCCGGCTGGACGCCGGCGCGTTCAGCGAGCGCCGCGTGGTGGACCTGGTCCGCGTCGCCGAGGACCAGATCCGCCGCCGCGCGGGCGGCCGGGTGCCGATCGTCGCCGACCTGTGCGCCTCGGCGCCGGTCTACGGCTCGCCCATGCAGCTCGACCGGCTGCTGACCAACCTGCTCGACAACGCCGCCCGGCACGCCGCCACCCGGATCGACCTGGAGGTGGCGGTGGCAGGCGACAAGGTGATCGTCACGGTGACCGACGACGGCGACGGCATCCCGCCGCAGGACAGGGAGCGGGTCTTCGAACGCTTCACCCGTCTCGCCCCCGCCAGGGCCAAGGACAAGGGCGGCAGCGGCCTCGGCCTGGCCCTGTCCCGCGACATCGCCGCGGCCCATGACGGCACCCTCAACCTCGCCGACCACTCACCGGGCGCCCGCTTCGTGGCCGTCTTCCCGGTGCCCGAGCACTCCTGA
- a CDS encoding MFS transporter: MAEDTGLGRDFGWLWRAYAVSSLGTWLALDAIPLIAILALDVSATQVSWISAAGGAAGALLAVPLGPWVEFRPKRPLMIRADLVRFLALMTVPAAYGLGVLSYVQLLVVAMLVAAADIVFVGAGGAHLKALVPERHLTRANSRFEAVTWISTAIGPPAGGALVGMLGPVVTTVLNATSYLLSALGLRAISAPEPAPPERVAGASRLAEVVEGWRVIARDPVLRLLFANTALVSALIMATAPLLTYLMLNDLHFTPLEYGLGFGIPCLGGLAGSRLSAPLVRRFGQRRILLGFGVARALWLVGLVFVGPGTGGLLVVIAVELAMIFCMGVYNPVYVTYRLRSAPNDALARVLTAWTISGRAVTAAATALWGGLAWLTSPRTAIAVAGILLIGTGALLPWRERAMAGHS; this comes from the coding sequence GTGGCAGAAGACACCGGGCTCGGGCGCGACTTCGGGTGGCTGTGGCGGGCCTACGCGGTCAGCAGCCTGGGGACGTGGCTGGCGCTGGACGCCATTCCGCTGATCGCCATCCTCGCCCTCGACGTCAGCGCGACCCAGGTGTCCTGGATCTCGGCGGCCGGCGGGGCGGCCGGCGCCCTGCTCGCGGTCCCGCTGGGGCCCTGGGTCGAGTTCCGGCCCAAGCGGCCGCTGATGATCCGGGCCGACCTGGTGCGCTTCCTCGCCCTGATGACCGTGCCCGCCGCCTACGGCCTGGGGGTGCTGAGCTACGTACAACTGCTGGTGGTGGCCATGCTCGTCGCCGCGGCCGACATCGTCTTCGTCGGTGCCGGCGGGGCGCATCTGAAGGCCCTCGTCCCCGAGCGGCACCTGACGCGGGCCAACAGCCGGTTCGAGGCCGTCACGTGGATCTCGACGGCGATCGGACCGCCGGCGGGCGGCGCGCTCGTCGGGATGCTGGGACCCGTCGTCACGACCGTTCTGAACGCCACCAGCTACCTGCTGTCCGCGCTGGGCCTGCGCGCGATCTCCGCGCCCGAGCCGGCGCCACCCGAGCGCGTCGCCGGCGCGTCGCGCCTGGCCGAGGTCGTCGAGGGCTGGCGCGTCATCGCCAGGGACCCCGTGCTGCGCCTGCTGTTCGCCAACACCGCGCTCGTCTCCGCGCTCATCATGGCGACCGCGCCGCTGCTGACGTACCTGATGCTGAACGACCTGCACTTCACGCCCCTGGAGTACGGGCTCGGCTTCGGCATTCCCTGCCTGGGCGGACTGGCGGGCTCACGGTTGTCCGCGCCGCTGGTCCGGCGCTTCGGGCAGCGCCGGATCCTGCTCGGCTTCGGCGTGGCCAGGGCCCTGTGGCTCGTCGGGCTCGTCTTCGTGGGGCCCGGCACGGGCGGGCTCCTCGTCGTGATCGCGGTCGAGCTGGCGATGATCTTCTGCATGGGTGTCTACAACCCGGTCTACGTCACCTACCGGCTGCGCAGCGCCCCGAACGACGCGCTGGCCCGCGTCCTCACCGCCTGGACCATCAGCGGGCGCGCGGTCACCGCCGCCGCCACGGCCCTGTGGGGCGGGCTGGCCTGGCTGACGAGCCCGCGCACGGCGATCGCGGTGGCCGGGATCCTGCTGATCGGCACCGGCGCCCTCCTGCCCTGGCGGGAGCGCGCGATGGCCGGCCACTCCTGA
- a CDS encoding NADP-dependent oxidoreductase has protein sequence MRAVVIHVFGGPEVLRIADVPVPAVRERQVRIRVEAATVNPVDLATRSGALSEAGLLPARDVIGIGWDVAGTVDEVGAGVTGVVPGERVIGLKDRLDVPLGAQAEYVVLDADAVTRAPSGHSPVQAATLPLNGLTAVQALDRLEPAAGRTLLVTGAAGAVGGFAVQLAAARGLRVVAVAGAEDEALVRGLGAEWFVPRTARLGEAVRALVPGGVDGALDAAVTGAAALDAVRSGGVFAALVAGGAPLPLRGTQVFNHWIRADGARLADLVALVEAGSLTLRVAETLPLDEVAAAHHRLTKGGLRGRLILVP, from the coding sequence ATGCGCGCAGTCGTCATTCACGTTTTCGGCGGACCCGAGGTGCTGCGGATCGCGGACGTACCGGTGCCCGCGGTCCGGGAGCGGCAGGTCCGCATCCGGGTCGAGGCCGCGACGGTCAATCCCGTCGATCTGGCCACCCGGTCCGGGGCGCTCAGCGAGGCGGGCCTGCTGCCGGCCCGGGACGTGATCGGCATCGGCTGGGACGTGGCCGGGACCGTGGACGAGGTGGGCGCCGGCGTGACCGGCGTCGTGCCGGGCGAGCGGGTGATCGGCCTGAAGGACCGCCTCGACGTGCCGCTCGGCGCCCAGGCCGAGTACGTCGTCCTCGACGCGGACGCGGTCACCCGCGCGCCGTCAGGACATTCGCCGGTGCAGGCCGCGACGTTGCCGCTCAACGGGCTCACCGCGGTGCAGGCGCTCGACCGGCTGGAGCCGGCCGCCGGGCGGACGCTGCTGGTCACCGGCGCGGCCGGGGCCGTGGGCGGGTTCGCCGTGCAGCTGGCCGCCGCGCGCGGGCTGCGGGTGGTCGCGGTGGCCGGCGCCGAGGACGAGGCGCTGGTGCGCGGGCTCGGCGCCGAGTGGTTCGTGCCGCGTACGGCGCGGCTGGGCGAGGCCGTACGCGCTCTCGTGCCGGGCGGCGTGGACGGGGCGCTGGACGCCGCGGTGACCGGGGCGGCGGCCCTGGACGCCGTCCGCTCGGGCGGCGTCTTCGCCGCGCTGGTCGCGGGCGGAGCGCCGCTGCCGTTGCGCGGCACCCAGGTGTTCAACCACTGGATCCGCGCCGACGGCGCCCGCCTCGCGGACCTGGTCGCGCTGGTCGAGGCCGGCTCCCTCACCCTGCGCGTGGCCGAGACCCTACCCCTGGACGAGGTCGCCGCCGCCCACCACCGCCTGACCAAGGGCGGCCTGCGCGGCCGCCTGATCCTCGTCCCCTGA
- a CDS encoding MFS transporter: MTLTRSAPAPAAQHTAGTVAVAACAAALLALVNYTVPMVTLSQTAADLGSGPTGPAWMLNSISLGLSALLLVAGGLADDHGRRRAYVAGTWALAAGALLAALSMNTAMFVVARLVQGGASAAMLAGSLGMLGHAYPGGPDRVRVTGRYGAMLGLGIALGPLLSGSIAAAWSWRGVHVLIAVAGAVLAVAAGRVLPESRGDRRRPHDLPGAITLALGTAALLAGVTEGRLGWNRPVVYVSFAAALVLLAAFTLIENRRREPLVELGLLRRPLFLVATSGAFVTGIAVIGMMSYLPTVLQVTRSLTPLTSAVLFSLWSGMSFLASLLARHLRVHSGVRLALGLLLSAAGALLTLGVADAAPWTRVVAGLVVGGVGSGLINASLTHLAIESVPLARASMGSGANNTARYVGSSLGVAAMATTIGALGWRHGTDVTTVAYAVIAALAAALTLTAGRSRA, from the coding sequence GTGACACTCACCAGATCGGCTCCCGCCCCGGCGGCCCAGCACACCGCGGGCACGGTGGCCGTGGCGGCCTGCGCCGCCGCGCTGCTCGCCCTGGTCAACTACACGGTGCCGATGGTCACGCTGTCCCAGACCGCCGCCGACCTCGGCTCGGGCCCCACCGGTCCCGCCTGGATGCTCAACTCGATCTCGCTCGGCCTGTCCGCGCTCCTGCTGGTCGCCGGCGGCCTCGCCGACGACCACGGCCGCCGTCGCGCCTACGTCGCCGGCACCTGGGCGCTGGCCGCCGGAGCCCTGCTGGCGGCGCTCTCCATGAACACCGCGATGTTCGTCGTGGCCAGGCTGGTGCAGGGCGGGGCGAGCGCGGCCATGCTGGCGGGCAGCCTCGGCATGCTCGGCCACGCCTACCCGGGCGGCCCGGACCGCGTCCGGGTGACCGGCCGCTACGGCGCGATGCTGGGGCTGGGCATCGCCCTGGGGCCGCTGCTGTCCGGCTCGATCGCCGCCGCCTGGAGCTGGCGCGGCGTGCACGTCCTGATCGCCGTCGCCGGCGCGGTCCTGGCCGTGGCGGCCGGCCGGGTGCTGCCGGAGTCGCGCGGCGACCGCCGCCGCCCGCACGACCTGCCCGGCGCGATCACCCTGGCGCTCGGCACCGCCGCGCTGCTCGCCGGGGTCACCGAGGGCCGGCTGGGCTGGAACCGGCCCGTCGTGTACGTGTCGTTCGCCGCCGCGCTCGTGCTGCTGGCCGCGTTCACGCTGATCGAGAACCGCCGCCGCGAGCCCCTCGTCGAGCTCGGCCTGCTGCGCCGCCCGCTCTTCCTGGTGGCCACCTCGGGCGCGTTCGTCACCGGGATCGCCGTCATCGGGATGATGAGCTACCTGCCCACCGTGCTCCAGGTGACCCGCTCGCTCACCCCGCTCACCAGCGCCGTGCTGTTCTCGCTGTGGTCGGGCATGTCGTTCCTGGCCTCCCTGCTGGCCCGGCACCTGCGCGTCCACTCGGGGGTCCGCCTCGCGCTCGGCCTGCTCCTGTCCGCCGCCGGGGCCCTGCTCACGCTCGGGGTCGCGGACGCCGCCCCCTGGACGCGGGTCGTGGCGGGCCTGGTGGTGGGCGGCGTCGGCAGCGGGCTCATCAACGCCTCGCTGACCCATCTGGCCATCGAGAGCGTGCCGCTCGCCAGGGCGAGCATGGGGTCGGGCGCCAACAACACCGCCCGTTACGTCGGCTCCTCCCTGGGCGTGGCCGCCATGGCCACCACGATCGGCGCGCTCGGCTGGCGGCACGGCACCGACGTCACCACGGTCGCCTACGCCGTCATCGCCGCCCTCGCCGCCGCTCTCACCCTCACCGCCGGCCGCTCCCGCGCCTGA
- a CDS encoding winged helix-turn-helix transcriptional regulator, which yields MALGKNYDGQDCSLARSLELVGERWTMLVIRDALYGVRRYGDFLAHLDIPRAVLSQRLTTLVDAGVLRRHRYQDSPPREEYVLTAMGQELWPAVLVLSSWGERHLSTKPRRIFCHMPCDTRIDGYGMCPACGLRPELTEIEVRPGPDADLLRDDPVSRALRRPHRMLDPLPHTA from the coding sequence ATGGCGCTCGGCAAGAACTACGACGGCCAGGACTGCTCGCTCGCCCGCTCCCTGGAGCTGGTCGGCGAGCGCTGGACGATGCTCGTCATCCGCGACGCCCTGTACGGCGTGCGCCGCTACGGCGACTTCCTGGCCCACCTGGACATCCCGCGGGCCGTGCTGTCCCAGCGCCTCACCACGCTCGTGGACGCCGGGGTCCTGCGCCGCCACCGCTACCAGGACTCGCCACCGCGCGAGGAGTACGTCCTGACCGCGATGGGCCAGGAGCTCTGGCCGGCCGTCCTCGTCCTGAGCAGCTGGGGCGAACGCCACCTGTCGACCAAGCCACGGCGGATCTTCTGCCACATGCCCTGCGACACCAGGATCGACGGCTACGGCATGTGCCCGGCCTGCGGCCTGCGCCCCGAGCTGACGGAGATCGAGGTACGCCCAGGCCCCGACGCCGACCTCCTCCGGGACGACCCCGTCAGCCGCGCCCTCCGGCGACCGCACCGCATGCTCGACCCCCTGCCGCACACCGCCTGA
- a CDS encoding bifunctional polysaccharide deacetylase/glycosyltransferase family 2 protein, whose translation MSGPHQYDKLVWPAAPLPAWQDHTARQGNERPHDPAAPTARPPADPKGHWFPLAVCMLLAAAALVLNGYVTNVVGETQAPPPATGSPSPELEKVRRGGPVLNITANGPASARLPARTVALTFDDGPDPAWTPQVLDMLKKYGAKATFFTVGSKVAKYPELARRIVAEGHELGNHTYSHADLAALPAWRLKLELSLTQRALAGATGLHTTLARPPYSSTPAAISGPQWAGMKALAAEGYLVTLTDLDTRDWNRPGTANIVASSLPANGRGAVVMMHDSGGDRRQTVEAVGAVLRKLTGEGYRAVTVTRALGMPSAHQPAGGVEQFAGSALNLAQRASETFAGVLSWVLLAAGALTVGRLGFFAVLAWVHAARNRGGKRRKGRAPVWSAPPPVTVIVPAYNEAAGIQATVRSLVETTYRGPLEILVVDDGSTDGTAELAQSLGLPGVRVIRRPNGGKPAALNTGIAQAAHELLIMVDGDTVFEPATIGHLVRQLADPAVGAVSGNTKVGNRRGMIGRWQHIEYVIGFNLDRRAFELLDCMATVPGAIGAFRRSALVALGGVSADTLAEDTDLTMALCRAGWRVVYEEKALAWTEAPTSLGQLWKQRYRWCYGTVQAMWKHRRAVLEPGPFGRRCLGYLTLFQVLLPLLAPVVDLMAIYNTVLGDPLPVVAVWAGFVVVQALTGWYALRLDGERASALWVLPLQQFVYRQLMYLVVIQSLATALLGVRLRWHTVRREGTFSDPGHAAPAPLGIDGAERLADVR comes from the coding sequence GTGAGCGGCCCGCACCAGTACGACAAGCTGGTCTGGCCGGCCGCGCCGCTCCCCGCCTGGCAGGACCACACCGCCCGGCAGGGGAACGAGCGGCCGCACGACCCGGCCGCGCCGACCGCGAGACCCCCGGCCGACCCCAAGGGCCACTGGTTCCCGCTCGCCGTCTGCATGCTGCTGGCCGCCGCCGCGCTGGTGCTCAACGGATATGTGACCAACGTCGTCGGAGAGACGCAGGCGCCCCCGCCCGCCACGGGCTCCCCGTCCCCGGAGCTGGAGAAGGTGCGGCGCGGCGGCCCCGTACTCAACATCACGGCGAACGGGCCCGCCAGCGCCCGCCTGCCGGCCAGGACCGTCGCGCTGACGTTCGACGACGGCCCCGACCCGGCGTGGACGCCGCAGGTGCTCGACATGCTGAAGAAGTACGGAGCCAAGGCGACCTTCTTCACCGTCGGCTCCAAGGTGGCGAAATACCCCGAGCTGGCGCGGCGCATCGTCGCCGAGGGGCACGAGCTGGGCAACCACACCTACTCGCACGCCGACCTCGCGGCGCTGCCCGCCTGGCGGCTCAAGCTGGAGCTGTCGCTGACGCAGCGGGCGCTGGCCGGGGCCACCGGGCTGCACACGACGCTGGCCCGACCGCCGTACTCCTCGACCCCCGCCGCGATCTCCGGACCGCAGTGGGCCGGCATGAAGGCGCTGGCGGCCGAGGGCTACCTCGTCACGCTGACGGACCTCGACACCAGGGACTGGAACCGCCCCGGCACGGCGAACATCGTGGCCTCCTCGCTCCCGGCCAACGGCCGGGGCGCCGTCGTCATGATGCACGACTCGGGTGGCGACCGGCGGCAGACCGTCGAGGCCGTCGGCGCCGTCCTGCGGAAGCTGACCGGCGAGGGCTACCGCGCCGTCACGGTGACCAGGGCGCTCGGCATGCCCTCGGCGCACCAGCCGGCCGGTGGCGTGGAACAGTTCGCCGGCTCCGCGCTCAACCTGGCCCAGCGGGCTTCGGAGACGTTCGCCGGCGTGCTGTCATGGGTGCTGCTGGCCGCGGGAGCGCTCACGGTGGGGCGGCTCGGCTTCTTCGCCGTGCTCGCCTGGGTGCACGCGGCCCGCAACAGGGGCGGCAAGCGGCGCAAGGGCCGCGCGCCCGTGTGGTCCGCGCCCCCGCCGGTGACCGTGATCGTGCCCGCCTACAACGAGGCGGCCGGGATCCAGGCGACGGTGCGCTCGCTGGTCGAGACCACGTACCGGGGCCCGCTCGAGATCCTCGTCGTCGACGACGGCTCGACCGACGGCACCGCCGAGCTGGCGCAGTCGCTGGGGCTGCCCGGCGTACGGGTGATCCGCCGGCCCAACGGCGGCAAGCCGGCCGCGCTCAACACCGGCATCGCCCAGGCCGCCCATGAGCTGCTCATCATGGTGGACGGCGACACCGTCTTCGAACCCGCCACGATCGGCCACCTGGTCCGCCAGCTCGCCGACCCCGCGGTCGGCGCGGTGAGCGGCAACACCAAGGTCGGCAACCGGCGCGGCATGATCGGGCGCTGGCAGCACATCGAGTACGTCATCGGCTTCAACCTCGATCGGCGCGCCTTCGAGCTGCTCGACTGCATGGCCACCGTGCCCGGCGCGATCGGGGCGTTCCGGCGTTCGGCGCTCGTGGCGCTGGGCGGCGTGAGCGCGGACACGCTGGCGGAGGACACCGACCTCACGATGGCGCTGTGCCGGGCCGGATGGCGCGTGGTCTACGAGGAGAAGGCGCTGGCCTGGACCGAGGCCCCGACCTCGCTCGGCCAGCTGTGGAAGCAGCGCTACCGCTGGTGCTACGGCACCGTGCAGGCGATGTGGAAGCATCGGCGCGCCGTCCTCGAGCCGGGCCCGTTCGGCCGCCGCTGCCTCGGCTACCTGACGCTGTTCCAGGTGCTGCTGCCCTTGCTGGCCCCCGTCGTCGACCTCATGGCGATCTACAACACGGTCCTGGGCGACCCGCTCCCGGTCGTCGCGGTATGGGCCGGTTTCGTGGTGGTGCAGGCGCTGACGGGCTGGTACGCCCTCCGCCTGGACGGCGAACGCGCCTCCGCGCTCTGGGTGCTGCCGCTCCAGCAGTTCGTCTACCGCCAGCTCATGTACCTCGTGGTCATCCAGTCCCTGGCGACGGCCCTGCTGGGCGTGCGGCTGCGCTGGCACACCGTACGACGGGAGGGCACCTTCAGCGACCCCGGGCACGCGGCGCCGGCTCCGCTCGGTATCGACGGCGCCGAGCGGCTCGCGGACGTGCGGTGA